In a single window of the Streptomyces cinnabarinus genome:
- a CDS encoding Cof-type HAD-IIB family hydrolase — MTSATRQHETPAAALPPRLIATDLDGTLLRDDKSVSPRTVAALAAAEEAGIEVFFVTGRPARWMDVVSDHVHGHGLAICGNGAAVVDLHGGPGAHRFVMVRELARANALDAVRHLRDAAPGTVYAIEQTYGFHQEPEYPKLHMEIPDSLAPAERLLAEDAPHADEPVLKILAYHPDLDPDAFLTLARLAIGDRANVTRSSPSALLEISGPGVSKASTLALCCAERGISHEEVVAFGDMPNDVEMLTWAGQSYAMGNAHPDVIAAASGRTVANNEDGVAVVIEQLLAGRG, encoded by the coding sequence GTGACCTCAGCGACTCGACAGCACGAGACCCCGGCCGCCGCCCTCCCGCCCCGGCTGATCGCCACCGATCTCGACGGCACGCTGCTGCGGGACGACAAGTCGGTCTCCCCCCGCACGGTCGCGGCCCTCGCCGCCGCCGAGGAGGCGGGCATCGAGGTCTTCTTCGTGACCGGCCGGCCCGCCCGCTGGATGGACGTCGTCAGCGACCATGTCCACGGCCACGGCCTGGCGATCTGCGGAAACGGCGCCGCCGTGGTCGACCTGCACGGCGGCCCCGGCGCCCACCGGTTCGTGATGGTGCGCGAGCTGGCCCGCGCGAACGCCCTGGACGCCGTACGGCACCTGCGGGACGCGGCGCCCGGCACGGTCTACGCGATCGAGCAGACCTACGGCTTCCACCAGGAGCCGGAGTATCCGAAGCTGCACATGGAGATCCCGGACAGCCTGGCCCCCGCCGAGCGGCTGCTCGCCGAGGACGCCCCGCACGCCGACGAGCCGGTGCTCAAGATCCTCGCCTACCACCCCGACCTCGACCCGGACGCCTTCCTCACCCTGGCCCGGCTGGCCATCGGCGACCGCGCCAACGTCACCCGGTCCAGCCCCAGCGCCCTGCTGGAGATCAGCGGCCCCGGTGTCTCCAAGGCCAGCACGCTCGCGCTGTGCTGTGCCGAGCGCGGGATCTCGCACGAGGAGGTCGTGGCCTTCGGCGACATGCCGAACGACGTCGAGATGCTCACCTGGGCCGGACAGTCGTACGCGATGGGCAACGCCCACCCGGACGTGATCGCCGCGGCCTCGGGGCGGACGGTAGCCAACAACGAGGACGGGGTGGCGGTCGTGATCGAGCAACTGCTGGCGGGGCGGGGCTAG
- a CDS encoding M23 family metallopeptidase gives MRSSRRHPLLVPALLCAFAVLAARPTEASDTGGDSGLGAEVARLYADAAVATRQYEAGRREADAQRARAQRFEALLDQRRAEIAVLHEDLGRIARAQYRDGGGMPVTAQIILARSPDELMRGQHVFSRTNLAVNNAIDKSRRAEARLAADQEKASTAWRDLDRRNTELAVLKKDIEEKLEEARARLQGRADASVAAGSCRGAVRLDQPETHFATRWVAPVETYELSASYGSGGERWARRHTGQDFAVPIGTPVRAVGEGRVVRVSCGGPFGIEIVLEHAGGYYTQYAHLAAVAVDQGERVSTGQWVGQSGTTGNSTGPHLHFEVRVTPESGSAVDPSSWLAAREVNLG, from the coding sequence ATGCGCTCATCTCGCCGTCATCCGCTGCTCGTCCCGGCGCTGCTGTGCGCGTTCGCCGTGCTCGCCGCCCGCCCCACCGAAGCCTCCGACACGGGCGGCGACTCCGGGCTCGGCGCCGAGGTGGCGCGGCTGTACGCGGACGCGGCCGTCGCGACCCGGCAGTACGAGGCCGGACGCCGGGAGGCGGACGCCCAGCGGGCGCGGGCCCAGCGGTTCGAGGCGCTGCTGGACCAACGCCGGGCGGAGATCGCCGTACTGCACGAGGACCTCGGCCGGATCGCGCGCGCCCAGTACCGTGACGGCGGCGGGATGCCGGTCACCGCGCAGATCATCCTCGCTCGCAGCCCCGATGAGCTGATGCGTGGTCAGCATGTCTTCTCCCGCACCAACCTGGCCGTCAACAACGCCATCGACAAGAGCCGCCGGGCCGAGGCGCGGCTCGCCGCCGACCAGGAGAAGGCCTCGACGGCCTGGCGGGACCTGGACCGGCGGAACACCGAACTCGCCGTGCTGAAAAAGGACATCGAGGAGAAGCTGGAGGAGGCCCGCGCGCGGCTCCAGGGCCGCGCGGACGCCTCGGTGGCGGCCGGCTCGTGCCGGGGCGCGGTACGTCTCGACCAGCCGGAGACCCACTTCGCCACCCGCTGGGTCGCACCGGTGGAGACGTACGAACTGTCCGCGTCCTACGGCAGCGGCGGGGAGCGCTGGGCGCGCCGGCACACCGGGCAGGACTTCGCGGTGCCGATCGGCACGCCGGTGCGCGCGGTCGGCGAGGGCCGGGTGGTGCGGGTGTCCTGCGGTGGCCCCTTCGGCATCGAGATCGTGCTGGAGCACGCGGGCGGCTACTACACGCAGTACGCCCATCTCGCCGCCGTCGCCGTCGACCAGGGGGAGCGGGTGAGCACCGGGCAGTGGGTCGGGCAGTCCGGGACCACCGGCAACTCCACCGGCCCGCATCTGCACTTCGAGGTCCGGGTCACCCCGGAGTCCGGCTCGGCGGTGGACCCGTCGTCCTGGCTCGCGGCGCGTGAGGTGAACCTGGGCTAG
- the cydD gene encoding thiol reductant ABC exporter subunit CydD — protein MKPIDPRLLRYARATRMFLVAVVGLGVVGALLVVAQAMLIAEVVVGAFQHGLSVGGLTTPLLLLAAVAVGRAVVAWLTELAAHRASAAVKSELRGRLLERAAALGPGWLGGQRTGSLVALATRGVDALDDYFSRYLPQLGLAVVVPVAVLARIVTEDWVSAAIILGTLPLIPVFMMLIGWATQSRMDRQWRLLSRLSGHFLDVVAGLPTLKVFGRAKAQAESIRRITGEYRQATMRTLRIAFLSSFALELLATISVALVAVTIGMRLVHGEMDLYVGLVILVLAPEAYLPLRQVGAQYHAAAEGLAAAEEIFAVLETPVPASGSAEVPEAGSLAFEGVTVRYPGRSGDAVSDVSFVVEAGETVALVGPSGAGKSTLLNVLLGFVRPVEGRVRIGGADLTELDLEKWRSRIAWVPQRPHLFAGTITENVRLARPDADDSAVARALEDAGALEFVAALPQGADTALGEDGAGLSAGQRQRLALARAFLADRPVLLLDEPTAALDGETEAEVVAAVRRLAVGRTVLLVVHRPALLGVADRVVRLTEPVLPTYPLLPREESLEPSGREAVPVEGDAQGFAAGDLVERAGRGRGALARVRAMSGARRGRLALALLLASLALGSAVGLMATSGWLISRASQQPPVLYLMVAVTATRAFGIGRAVFRYGERLVSHDAVLRMLADTRVAVYRRLERLAPAGLRTARRGDLLSRLVADVDALQDYWLRWLLPAGAAAAVSAVSVGFTAWLLPEAGAVLAVGLLAAGAGVPLVTGAVARRAERRLAPARGVLATRVTDLLTGTAELTVAGALPARTAEARRADGTLTRIASRAATATALGDGLTALLSGLTVTATALVGAQGVADGRLSGVAMAVVVLTPLAAFEAVLGLPLAVQYRQRVRRSAERVYEVLDAPEPVREPERPRQAPASPFPVVLKDLTARHAGQDRDALAGLDLTLREGRRIAVVGPSGSGKTTLAQVLLRFLDARAGAYTLGGVDAHAVDGDDVRRLVGLCAQDAHLFDSSVRENLLLAKKDATEDELRDALRRARLLEWADGLPEGLDTLVGEHGARLSGGQRQRLALARALLADFPVLVLDEPAEHLDLPTADALTADLLAATEGRTTLLITHRLAGLDAVDEVVVLDRGRVAQRGSYAELAAVEGPLRAMVAREEQADLLVSAQAPS, from the coding sequence GTGAAACCAATCGATCCACGGCTGCTGCGCTACGCCCGGGCCACCCGGATGTTCCTGGTGGCCGTGGTCGGCCTGGGCGTGGTGGGGGCGCTGCTGGTCGTCGCCCAGGCGATGCTCATCGCCGAGGTGGTCGTCGGCGCCTTCCAGCACGGGCTGTCGGTGGGCGGACTCACCACTCCCCTGCTGCTGTTGGCGGCGGTCGCGGTCGGCCGGGCGGTGGTGGCCTGGCTCACCGAGCTGGCCGCCCACCGGGCGAGCGCGGCGGTCAAGTCGGAGCTGCGGGGGCGGTTGCTGGAGCGTGCCGCCGCGCTGGGACCGGGGTGGCTAGGCGGACAGCGGACGGGGTCGCTGGTGGCGCTGGCGACCCGCGGGGTCGATGCCCTGGACGACTACTTCTCGCGCTATCTGCCGCAGCTCGGGCTCGCCGTGGTGGTGCCGGTGGCGGTGCTCGCGCGGATCGTCACCGAGGACTGGGTCTCGGCGGCCATCATCCTCGGGACGCTCCCCCTGATCCCGGTCTTCATGATGCTGATCGGCTGGGCCACGCAGTCCCGGATGGACCGTCAGTGGCGGCTGCTGTCCCGGCTGTCCGGGCACTTCCTGGACGTCGTGGCGGGCCTGCCGACGCTGAAGGTGTTCGGCCGGGCCAAGGCACAGGCCGAGTCGATCCGGCGGATCACCGGTGAGTACCGGCAGGCGACGATGCGGACGCTGCGCATCGCCTTCCTGTCCTCCTTCGCGCTGGAGCTGCTGGCCACGATCTCCGTCGCCCTGGTCGCCGTGACGATCGGCATGCGGCTCGTGCACGGCGAGATGGACCTGTACGTCGGTCTGGTCATCCTGGTGCTGGCGCCCGAGGCGTATCTGCCGCTGCGGCAGGTGGGTGCCCAGTACCACGCGGCGGCGGAGGGCCTGGCGGCGGCCGAGGAGATCTTCGCGGTGCTGGAGACGCCGGTACCGGCCTCCGGGAGCGCGGAGGTCCCTGAGGCCGGTTCCCTGGCCTTCGAAGGCGTCACCGTCCGCTACCCCGGCCGGTCCGGGGACGCCGTTTCCGACGTGTCCTTCGTCGTCGAGGCCGGGGAGACCGTGGCGCTCGTCGGTCCGAGCGGGGCGGGCAAGTCGACGCTGCTGAACGTGTTGCTGGGATTTGTGCGGCCGGTCGAGGGGCGGGTGCGGATCGGCGGCGCCGACCTCACCGAACTGGACCTGGAGAAGTGGCGGTCGCGCATCGCGTGGGTGCCGCAGCGGCCGCATCTGTTCGCGGGGACGATCACCGAGAACGTCCGCCTGGCCCGCCCCGACGCCGACGACAGTGCCGTGGCGCGGGCGTTGGAGGACGCCGGGGCGCTGGAGTTCGTGGCCGCGCTGCCGCAGGGTGCCGACACGGCGCTCGGCGAGGACGGTGCCGGGCTCTCCGCCGGGCAGCGGCAACGGCTGGCCCTCGCCCGGGCGTTCCTCGCCGACCGGCCGGTGCTGCTGCTCGACGAGCCGACGGCCGCGCTGGACGGGGAGACCGAGGCGGAGGTCGTGGCGGCGGTGCGGCGGCTGGCGGTCGGGCGGACGGTCCTGCTGGTGGTACACCGGCCGGCGCTGCTGGGGGTGGCCGACCGTGTGGTCCGGCTGACCGAGCCGGTTCTCCCTACCTACCCGCTCCTTCCAAGGGAGGAGTCCCTTGAACCTTCGGGGCGTGAGGCGGTGCCGGTTGAGGGGGATGCGCAGGGGTTTGCTGCCGGGGATCTCGTAGAGCGGGCAGGGAGGGGCCGCGGCGCCCTCGCCCGGGTTCGGGCCATGTCCGGTGCCCGTCGTGGCAGGCTCGCCCTTGCGTTGCTGCTCGCCAGTCTCGCTCTCGGCAGTGCCGTCGGGCTGATGGCCACCTCCGGGTGGCTCATCTCGCGGGCCTCGCAACAGCCGCCCGTGCTCTACCTGATGGTGGCTGTGACGGCGACGCGGGCCTTCGGTATCGGGCGGGCCGTCTTCCGGTACGGCGAGCGGCTGGTCTCGCACGACGCCGTGCTGCGGATGCTCGCCGACACCCGGGTCGCCGTCTACCGGCGGCTGGAGCGGCTGGCGCCCGCCGGGCTGCGTACCGCCCGCCGCGGCGACCTGCTCTCGCGGCTCGTCGCCGATGTGGACGCCCTCCAGGACTACTGGCTGCGCTGGCTGCTGCCCGCCGGAGCAGCGGCCGCCGTGTCCGCGGTGTCCGTCGGTTTCACGGCCTGGCTGCTGCCCGAGGCGGGCGCGGTGCTCGCCGTCGGACTGCTGGCGGCCGGTGCCGGAGTCCCGCTCGTCACCGGTGCCGTGGCCCGCCGTGCCGAGCGCCGGCTGGCCCCCGCCCGGGGCGTACTGGCGACCCGCGTGACCGATCTGCTCACCGGAACCGCCGAACTGACCGTCGCGGGCGCCCTGCCCGCCCGTACCGCCGAGGCGCGGCGGGCCGACGGGACGCTCACCCGGATCGCCTCGCGCGCCGCCACCGCCACCGCGCTCGGCGACGGACTCACCGCGCTGCTGTCCGGCCTGACCGTCACCGCCACCGCCCTGGTGGGCGCCCAGGGCGTCGCCGACGGGCGGTTGAGCGGGGTCGCCATGGCCGTCGTCGTCCTCACCCCGCTGGCCGCCTTCGAGGCGGTCCTCGGGCTGCCGCTCGCCGTGCAGTACCGCCAGCGGGTGCGCAGAAGCGCCGAGCGGGTGTACGAGGTGCTGGACGCCCCCGAGCCCGTGCGCGAGCCGGAGCGGCCCCGGCAGGCGCCCGCCTCGCCCTTCCCGGTCGTCCTCAAGGACCTCACGGCCCGGCACGCCGGTCAGGACCGGGACGCGCTCGCCGGGCTCGATCTGACCCTGCGGGAGGGCCGCCGGATCGCCGTGGTCGGGCCGTCCGGCTCGGGCAAGACGACCCTGGCCCAGGTGCTGCTGCGGTTCCTGGACGCACGGGCGGGCGCGTACACGCTCGGCGGTGTCGACGCCCACGCTGTGGACGGGGACGACGTACGGCGGCTGGTGGGGCTGTGCGCACAGGACGCGCACCTCTTCGACAGCTCGGTGCGCGAGAACCTGCTGCTCGCGAAGAAGGACGCCACCGAGGACGAGCTGCGGGACGCACTGCGGCGGGCGCGGCTGCTGGAGTGGGCCGACGGGCTGCCCGAGGGTCTGGACACCCTGGTCGGCGAGCACGGGGCCCGGCTCTCCGGTGGCCAGCGGCAACGGCTGGCGCTGGCGCGGGCCCTGCTCGCCGACTTCCCCGTGCTGGTGCTCGACGAGCCCGCCGAGCATCTCGACCTGCCCACCGCCGACGCGCTCACCGCCGATCTGCTGGCGGCCACCGAGGGCCGTACGACCCTGCTCATCACCCACCGGCTGGCCGGTCTCGACGCCGTGGACGAGGTCGTCGTCCTCGACCGGGGCCGGGTGGCGCAGCGCGGCTCCTACGCGGAATTGGCGGCGGTGGAGGGGCCGTTGCGGGCGATGGTGGCACGGGAGGAGCAGGCGGACCTGTTGGTGTCGGCGCAGGCGCCGAGCTGA
- the cydB gene encoding cytochrome d ubiquinol oxidase subunit II, producing the protein MELHDVWFVLIAVLWTGYFFLEGFDFGVGILTRLLARDRTEKRVLINTIGPVWDGNEVWLLTAGGATFAAFPEWYATLFSGFYLPLLVILVSLIVRGVAFEYRAKRPEEKWQRNWETAIFWSSLIPAFLWGVAFGNIVRGVKIDQDFEYVGNVWDLLNPYALLGGLVTLTLFTFHGAVFVALKTVGDIRERARKRALQVGLAAAVLALVFLLWTQIENGDGGSLVALVVAVAALVAALVANQAGREGWSFALSGVTIVAAVAMLFLTLFPNVMPSSLNDEWSLTVTNASSSPYTLKIMTWCAGIATPIVLLYQSWTYWVFRKRIGTQHIAADIAH; encoded by the coding sequence ATGGAACTGCACGACGTCTGGTTCGTCCTGATCGCCGTCCTGTGGACCGGCTACTTCTTCCTGGAGGGCTTCGACTTCGGGGTCGGCATCCTCACCCGGCTGCTGGCCCGGGACCGCACCGAGAAGCGGGTGCTGATCAACACCATCGGCCCCGTCTGGGACGGCAACGAGGTGTGGCTGCTCACCGCGGGCGGCGCGACCTTCGCCGCCTTCCCCGAGTGGTACGCCACCCTCTTCTCCGGGTTCTATCTGCCCCTGCTGGTCATCCTGGTCTCCCTGATCGTCCGGGGCGTGGCCTTCGAGTACCGGGCCAAGCGGCCGGAGGAGAAGTGGCAGCGCAACTGGGAGACCGCGATCTTCTGGTCCTCGCTGATCCCGGCGTTCCTGTGGGGCGTGGCCTTCGGCAACATCGTGCGCGGCGTGAAGATCGACCAGGACTTCGAGTACGTCGGCAACGTCTGGGATCTGCTCAACCCGTACGCCCTGCTCGGCGGTCTTGTGACGCTGACGCTGTTCACCTTCCACGGTGCGGTGTTCGTGGCGCTCAAGACCGTCGGGGACATCCGGGAGCGGGCGCGGAAGCGGGCGCTTCAGGTCGGTCTGGCCGCGGCCGTGCTCGCCCTGGTCTTCCTGCTGTGGACGCAGATCGAGAACGGCGACGGTGGAAGCCTGGTCGCGCTGGTGGTGGCCGTGGCCGCGCTGGTGGCGGCGCTGGTGGCCAATCAGGCCGGGCGTGAGGGCTGGTCGTTCGCGCTGTCCGGCGTCACCATCGTGGCCGCCGTGGCGATGCTGTTCCTGACGCTCTTCCCGAACGTCATGCCGTCCTCGCTGAACGACGAGTGGAGCCTGACGGTCACCAACGCCTCGTCCAGCCCGTACACCCTGAAGATCATGACCTGGTGCGCGGGGATCGCCACGCCGATCGTCCTGCTGTACCAGAGCTGGACCTACTGGGTGTTCCGCAAGCGCATCGGTACCCAGCACATCGCCGCCGATATCGCTCACTGA
- a CDS encoding cytochrome ubiquinol oxidase subunit I gives MDLALAPETLARWQFGITTVYHFLFVPLTISLAALTAGLQTAWVRTEKEKYLRATKFWGKLFLINIAMGVVTGIVQEFQFGMNWSDYSRFVGDVFGAPLAFEALIAFFFESTFIGLWIFGWDKLPKKIHLACMWLVSIGTILSAYFILAANSWMQHPVGYKINEAKGRAELTDFWLVLTQNTALAQAFHTLSAAFLTGGAFMVGISAFHLLRKKHIREMKTSLRLGLVTVAVGGLLTAVSGDVLGKIMYEQQPMKMAAAEALWDGEAPAPFSIFAYGDVDEGHNKVAIEIPGLLSFLAKDDFSSYVPGINDVQKAEEERFGPGDYRPNIPVAYWGFRWMIGFGMTSFAIGLAGLWMTRKKFLLPQHLRVGDDEVPHLALLPRKALGPKLTKWYWRIAIWTLAFPLLANSWGWIFTEMGRQPWVVYGVLKTRDAVSPGVSTGEVLTSMIVFTALYAILAVIEVKLLVKYIKAGPPELTEADLNPPTKIGGDSRDADKPMAFSY, from the coding sequence GTGGATCTTGCTCTGGCGCCGGAGACTCTGGCGCGATGGCAGTTCGGCATCACCACCGTCTACCACTTCCTGTTCGTCCCCCTGACGATCTCGCTCGCCGCCCTCACGGCGGGGCTGCAGACCGCCTGGGTGCGCACGGAGAAGGAGAAGTACCTCAGGGCCACCAAGTTCTGGGGCAAGCTCTTCCTGATCAACATCGCGATGGGCGTGGTCACCGGGATCGTGCAGGAGTTCCAGTTCGGCATGAACTGGTCCGACTACTCGCGCTTCGTCGGTGACGTCTTCGGCGCACCGCTCGCCTTCGAGGCCCTGATCGCGTTCTTCTTCGAGTCCACCTTCATCGGTCTGTGGATCTTCGGCTGGGACAAGCTGCCGAAGAAGATCCACCTCGCCTGTATGTGGCTGGTGTCGATCGGCACGATCCTGTCGGCCTACTTCATCCTCGCGGCCAACTCATGGATGCAGCACCCGGTCGGCTACAAGATCAACGAGGCGAAGGGCCGGGCCGAACTCACCGACTTCTGGCTGGTCCTGACCCAGAACACCGCGCTGGCCCAGGCCTTCCACACGCTCTCCGCCGCCTTCCTCACCGGTGGCGCCTTCATGGTCGGCATCTCCGCCTTCCATCTGCTGCGCAAGAAGCACATCCGCGAGATGAAGACCTCGCTCCGGCTCGGCCTGGTCACGGTCGCCGTCGGCGGTCTGCTCACCGCGGTCAGCGGTGACGTCCTCGGCAAGATCATGTACGAGCAGCAGCCGATGAAGATGGCCGCCGCCGAGGCCCTGTGGGACGGCGAGGCGCCCGCGCCCTTCTCGATCTTCGCCTATGGCGACGTCGACGAGGGCCACAACAAGGTCGCCATAGAGATCCCCGGCCTGCTGTCCTTCCTGGCCAAGGACGACTTCAGCTCGTACGTCCCCGGCATCAACGACGTCCAGAAGGCTGAGGAGGAGCGGTTCGGGCCCGGCGACTACCGGCCCAACATCCCGGTCGCCTACTGGGGTTTCCGCTGGATGATCGGCTTCGGCATGACGTCCTTCGCCATCGGCCTGGCCGGACTCTGGATGACCCGCAAGAAGTTCCTGCTGCCGCAACACCTGCGGGTCGGTGACGACGAGGTGCCGCATCTGGCGCTGCTCCCGCGGAAGGCGCTCGGCCCGAAGCTCACCAAGTGGTACTGGCGCATCGCGATCTGGACCCTGGCCTTCCCGCTGCTCGCCAACTCCTGGGGCTGGATCTTCACCGAGATGGGCCGCCAGCCCTGGGTCGTCTACGGCGTGCTCAAGACCCGCGACGCGGTCTCCCCCGGTGTCTCCACGGGCGAGGTCCTCACCTCGATGATCGTCTTCACCGCGCTCTACGCCATCCTCGCCGTGATCGAGGTCAAGCTGCTCGTGAAGTACATCAAGGCCGGCCCGCCCGAGCTCACCGAGGCCGACCTCAACCCGCCCACGAAGATCGGCGGCGACTCCCGTGACGCCGACAAGCCGATGGCCTTCTCCTACTAG
- the hisC gene encoding histidinol-phosphate transaminase — translation MSETSPKLRAELEGIPTYKPGKPAAAGGPVAYKLSSNENPYPPLPGVMESVTAAAAGFNRYPDMACTGLMNELSDRFGVPLSHLATGTGSVGVAQQLLQATSGPGDEVIYAWRSFEAYPIITQISGATSVRVPLTSGDVHDLDAMADAITDRTRLIFVCNPNNPTGTVVKRPELERFLDRVPGDVLVVLDEAYREFIRDPEVPDGVEIYRDRPNVCVLRTFSKAYGLAGLRVGFAIAHEPVAAALRKTAVPFGVSQLAQDAAVASLRAEDELLGRVGSLVGERRRVVDTLRAQGWTVPETQANFVWLRLGERTVDFAAACEQHGVVVRPFAGEGVRVTIGETEANDILLKVTEGFRKEL, via the coding sequence GTGAGCGAGACGAGCCCCAAGCTGCGCGCCGAGCTGGAGGGTATCCCCACCTACAAGCCGGGCAAGCCCGCCGCGGCCGGCGGCCCGGTCGCCTACAAGCTGTCCTCCAACGAGAACCCCTATCCGCCGCTGCCCGGGGTGATGGAGAGCGTGACGGCCGCGGCGGCCGGCTTCAACCGCTACCCGGACATGGCGTGCACGGGCCTGATGAACGAGCTCTCCGACCGCTTCGGCGTCCCGCTCTCCCATCTGGCCACCGGCACCGGCTCGGTCGGCGTCGCCCAGCAGCTGCTCCAGGCCACCTCGGGCCCCGGCGACGAGGTCATCTACGCCTGGCGGTCGTTCGAGGCGTACCCGATCATCACGCAGATCAGCGGCGCGACCTCGGTACGGGTGCCGCTGACCTCCGGTGATGTGCACGACCTGGACGCCATGGCCGACGCCATCACCGACCGGACCCGGCTGATCTTCGTCTGCAACCCCAACAACCCCACCGGTACGGTCGTGAAGCGGCCCGAGCTGGAGCGGTTCCTGGACCGGGTGCCCGGGGATGTGCTGGTGGTGCTGGACGAGGCTTACCGCGAGTTCATCCGCGACCCCGAGGTGCCGGACGGCGTGGAGATCTACCGGGACCGGCCGAACGTCTGCGTGCTGCGCACCTTCTCCAAGGCGTACGGCCTCGCCGGGCTGCGGGTCGGCTTCGCCATCGCCCATGAGCCGGTCGCGGCGGCGCTGCGCAAGACCGCGGTGCCCTTCGGCGTGAGCCAGCTCGCGCAGGACGCGGCCGTGGCCTCGCTGCGGGCGGAGGACGAACTGCTGGGCCGGGTCGGCTCGCTGGTCGGGGAGCGCCGGCGCGTGGTCGACACGCTGCGGGCCCAGGGCTGGACGGTGCCCGAGACCCAGGCCAACTTCGTGTGGCTGCGGCTGGGGGAGCGTACGGTCGACTTCGCGGCCGCCTGTGAGCAGCACGGCGTGGTGGTCCGACCGTTCGCGGGCGAGGGTGTGCGGGTGACGATCGGGGAGACCGAGGCGAACGACATCCTCCTGAAGGTGACGGAGGGGTTCCGCAAGGAGCTGTAG
- a CDS encoding LacI family DNA-binding transcriptional regulator, with the protein MTAAGKHQVSRAETARRGNRPGRAGIRDVAAAAGVSITTVSDALNGKGRLPDATRRHVREVADRLGYRPSAAARTLRTGKSGLIGLTVTTYGDEPFTFTEFAYFAEMARAATSAALARGYALVILPATSRHDVWSNVALDGTVVIDPSDQDPVVSELVRQGLPVVSDGRPVGSLPVTAWVDNDHEAAVLGILDHLADAGARRIGLLTGTTTDTYTHLSTTAYLRWCERVGQDPVYEAYPAHDPCAGAVAADRLLARPDRPDAVYGLFDPNGTDLLAAARRYGLRVPDDLLLVCCSESTVYANTEPPITTLSLKPRRIGTAVVQLLIDAIEGVESDQPVEQVIPTELIVRTSSQRRSPRTTVSPPRSPEEQ; encoded by the coding sequence ATGACAGCAGCAGGGAAGCACCAGGTGAGCCGCGCGGAAACCGCCCGCCGGGGCAACCGGCCGGGCCGGGCAGGCATCAGAGACGTCGCCGCCGCCGCCGGAGTCTCCATCACGACCGTCTCCGACGCCCTCAACGGCAAGGGCCGGCTCCCCGACGCCACCCGACGCCACGTCCGCGAGGTCGCCGACCGACTGGGTTATCGCCCGTCGGCAGCGGCCCGAACCCTCCGTACCGGCAAGTCAGGACTCATCGGCCTGACCGTGACGACGTACGGGGATGAACCTTTCACCTTCACCGAGTTCGCGTACTTCGCCGAGATGGCCCGTGCCGCCACCTCCGCGGCACTCGCCCGCGGCTACGCCCTGGTCATCCTGCCGGCGACCTCCCGCCACGACGTGTGGTCGAACGTCGCCCTGGACGGCACCGTGGTGATCGATCCGTCCGACCAGGACCCGGTCGTCAGCGAATTGGTCCGGCAGGGTTTACCGGTCGTCTCCGACGGCCGCCCGGTCGGCTCGCTGCCGGTCACGGCCTGGGTCGACAACGACCACGAGGCCGCCGTCCTCGGCATCCTCGACCACCTCGCCGACGCCGGCGCCCGCCGGATCGGCCTGCTGACCGGAACGACGACGGACACGTACACCCATCTGTCCACCACCGCCTACCTCCGCTGGTGCGAGCGGGTCGGACAGGACCCGGTGTACGAGGCGTACCCGGCGCACGACCCGTGCGCCGGCGCGGTGGCCGCCGACCGGCTGCTGGCCCGCCCCGACCGACCGGACGCCGTCTACGGCCTGTTCGACCCCAACGGCACCGATCTGCTCGCCGCCGCCCGGCGCTACGGGCTCCGGGTCCCGGACGACCTGCTGCTGGTCTGCTGCAGCGAGTCCACCGTCTACGCCAACACCGAGCCGCCCATCACCACGCTCTCGCTCAAGCCGCGCCGGATCGGCACGGCGGTGGTGCAGCTCCTCATCGACGCGATCGAGGGGGTCGAATCGGACCAACCGGTCGAGCAGGTGATACCGACCGAGTTGATCGTGCGTACCTCGTCCCAGCGACGTTCTCCGCGGACGACCGTCAGCCCGCCGCGGTCGCCCGAGGAGCAGTAG